A region from the Capra hircus breed San Clemente chromosome 9, ASM170441v1, whole genome shotgun sequence genome encodes:
- the LOC102172627 gene encoding trace amine-associated receptor 2: MYSFMAGAIFITVFGNLAMILSISYFKQLHTPTNFLILSMAVTDFLLGFTIMPYSMIRSVENCWYFGLTFCKIHYSFDLMLSITSIFHLCSVAIDRFYAICYPLQYSIKMRIPVIKQLLVLCWSVPGTFAFGVVFSEAYADGIEGYDILVACSSSCPVMFNKLWGTTLFMAGFFTPGSVMVGIYGKIFAISRKHARAINNLPENQNNQMRKDKKAAKTLGIVMGVFLLCWFPCFFTILLDPFLSFSTPVVLFDALTWFGYFNSTCNPLIYGFFYPWFRRALKYIFLGKIFSSHFHNTNLFTEKETE, encoded by the coding sequence ATGTATTCCTTTATGGCTGGAGCCATATTCATCACAGTGTTTGGCAATCTTGCCATGATCctttccatttcctacttcaaaCAGCTTCACACACCAACCAACTTTCTCATCCTCTCCATGGCGGTCACTGATTTCCTGCTGGGATTCACCATCATGCCATACAGTATGataagatcagtggagaactgcTGGTATTTTGGGCTTACGTTTTGCAAGATTCATTATAGCTTTGATCTGATGCTCAGCATAACATCCATTTTCCATCTTTGCTCGGTGGCCATTGATAGATTTTATGCCATCTGTTACCCTTTACAGTATTCAATCAAAATGAGGATTCCAGTCATTAAACAGTTGCTGGTTCTCTGCTGGTCAGTCCCCGGGACATTTGCTTTCGGAGTGGTCTTCTCTGAGGCCTACGCTGATGGAATAGAAGGCTATGACATCTTGGTTGCTTGCTCTAGTTCCTGCCCAGTGATGTTCAACAAGCTGTGGGGCACCACCTTGTTCATGGCAGGTTTCTTCACTCCTGGGTCTGTGATGGTTGGGATTTATGGCAAAATTTTTGCAATATCCAGAAAGCATGCTCGTGCAATCAATAACTTACCAGAAAATCAAAATAATCAAATGAGGAAAGACAAGAAAGCAGCCAAGACTTTAGGGATAGTGATGGGTGTTTTTTTATTATGCTGGTTTCCCTGTTTTTTCACGATTTTATTGGATCCCTTTCTGAGCTTCTCTACTCCTGTAGTTCTGTTTGATGCTTTGACATGGTTTGGCTATTTTAACTCTACATGTAATCCCTTAATATATGGTTTCTTTTATCCCTGGTTTCGCAGAGCCCTGAAGTACATTTTCCTGGGTAAGATTTTCAGCTCACATTTCCATAATACTAATttgtttacagaaaaagaaactgaatag
- the LOC102169962 gene encoding trace amine-associated receptor 4-like — MNSLDRWNPSEVQFCFALVNNSCPRNLRSGLSACALYVVMIAAIVMTMLGNLVVIISIAHFKQLHSPTNFLILSLATTDFLLSCVVMPFSMIRSIESCWYFGDLFCKVHSCCDIMLCTTSIFHLCFISVDRYYAVCDPLHYVTKITISLVGVFLFISWSIPIFFAFGLVFSELNIIGAEDFVAAIDCTGLCVLIFNKLWGVLASFIAFFLPGMVMVGIYIHIFTVARKHAKQIGTGSMMKHVGSESKMKASTKTESKATKTLSIVMGVFVLCWLPFFVLTITDPFINFTTPEDLYNVFLWLGYFNSAFNPIIYGMFYPWFRKALRTIVSGMIFHPDSSNLSIFPACA; from the coding sequence ATGAATTCACTGGACCGTTGGAACCCTTCAGAAGTCCAATTCTGCTTTGCTCTGGTGAACAATTCATGCCCGAGAAACCTGAGGTCTGGGCTGAGCGCCTGCGCCTTGTATGTTGTCATGATCGCTGCCATAGTAATGACCATGCTGGGCAACCTGGTTGTAATCATTTCCATTGCCCACTTCAAGCAGCTCCACTCCCCCACCAACTTCCTGATCCTCTCCCTGGCCACCACTGACTTCTTGCTGAGCTGTGTGGTCATGCCCTTCAGTATGATCCGGTCCATTGAGTCCTGCTGGTACTTTGGAGATCTCTTTTGCAAAGTCCACAGCTGCTGTGACATCATGCTCTGTACCACCTCCATTTTTCACCTCTGCTTCATCTCAGTGGACCGCTACTATGCTGTTTGTGACCCTTTACATTATGTCACCAAAATTACCATCTCCCTTGTAGGAGTCTTTCTATTCATCAGTTGGTCTATTCCCATCTTTTTTGCTTTTGGCCTGGTATTCTCAGAATTAAACATAATTGGTGCAGAAGACTTTGTTGCAGCCATTGACTGTACAGGTTTATGTGTGCTGATATTTAACAAGCTCTGGGGGGTGCTGGCCTCCTTTATAGCCTTCTTTCTCCCTGGGATGGTAATGGTGGGAATTTACATACATATTTTCACAGTAGCCAGGAAGCACGCTAAGCAAATTGGCACAGGTTCCATGATGAAACACGTTGGGTCAGAAAGCAAAATGAAGGCATCaaccaaaacagaaagcaaagccACCAAGACTTTGAGCATCGTCATGGGAGTATTTGTGTTGTGTTGGCTGCCCTTTTTTGTCTTGACAATCACAGACCCTTTCATTAATTTTACAACACCTGAAGATTTGTACAATGTTTTTCTCTGGTTGGGCTATTTTAATTCCGCTTTCAATCCCATTATATATGGTATGTTTTATCCTTGGTTTCGCAAGGCGTTGAGGACAATCGTCTCAGGAATGATCTTCCACCCCGACTCTTCCAACCTAAGCATATTTCCTGCATGTGCTTAG
- the LOC102172356 gene encoding trace amine-associated receptor 3 has product MDLTYIPEDLSSCPKFGNKSCPPTNRHFHIRVIMYSIMIGAMFITIFGNLVIIISISHFKQLHSPTNFLILSMATTDFLLGLVIMPYSMVRSVESCWYFGDGFCKFHTSFDMMLSLASIFHLCSIAIDRFYAVCYPLHYTTTMTISMIKWLLAFCWSAPALFSFGLVLSKANVSGMQNYKILVACFNFCALAFNKFWGTILFTTCFFTPGSVMVGIYGKIFIVSKRHARVIDNMPENTKGEVRKNLSKKKDRKAAKTLGIVMGVFLACWLPCFLAVLIDPYLGHSTPMIVLDLLVWLGYFNSTCNPLIHGFFYPWFRKALKYIVSGKIFSSHSESANLFPEAH; this is encoded by the coding sequence ATGGATCTAACGTATATTCCTGAAGATTTATCCAGTTGTCCaaaatttggaaataaatccTGTCCTCCCACCAACCGCCATTTTCATATTCGAGTAATAATGTACTCAATTATGATCGGAGCCATGTTCATCACTATCTTTGGAAACTTGGTTATAATCATTTCCATATCACATTTCAAGCAGCTTCACTCTCCCACAAATTTTCTGATCCTCTCCATGGCAACCACAGACTTTCTGCTGGGTTTGGTCATTATGCCATATAGCATGGTGCGATCAGTAGAGAGCTGCTGGTATTTTGGGGATGGCTTTTGTAAATTCCACACAAGCTTTGACATGATGCTAAGTCTGGCCTCCATTTTCCACCTCTGCTCCATTGCTATTGATAGATTTTATGCTGTGTGTTACCCTCTACACTACACAACCACAATGACCATCTCCATGATAAAGTGGCTGCTGGCATTTTGCTGGTCAGCCcctgctcttttttcttttggtttagtTCTATCCAAGGCCAATGTTTCTGGTATGCAGAACTATAAGATTCTTGTTGCTTGCTTCAATTTCTGTGCACTTGCATTCAACAAATTTTGGGGGACAATATTGTTCACTACATGTTTTTTTACTCCTGGCTCCGTGATGGTTGGTATTTATGGAAAAATCTTTATTGTTTCCAAACGACATGCTCGAGTTATAGACAACATGCCTGAAAACACAAAGGGGGAAGTGAGAAAAAACTTATCCAAGAAAAAGGATCGCAAAGCAGCCAAGACCCTGGGCATAGTAATGGGAGTGTTTCTAGCTTGCTGGTTGCCTTGTTTCCTTGCTGTTTTGATTGACCCGTATCTAGGCCACTCCACTCCCATGATAGTACTTGATCTTTTAGTGTGGCTTGGGTACTTCAACTCCACTTGCAATCCTCTCATTCACGGCTTCTTTTATCCATGGTTTCGGAAAGCTCTTAAATATATAGTGTCAGGAAAAATATTTAGCTCCCATTCAGAAAGCGCAAATCTGTTTCCTGAAGCACATTAA